In Leptospiraceae bacterium, one DNA window encodes the following:
- the sufB gene encoding Fe-S cluster assembly protein SufB codes for MSEELDETRYYKPDNFPKGLTKKVVESISHIKNEPGWMTEFRLKAYQIFEEKPMPKWGFFPNFHVDIQDYTHYVGANHKKKKSWAEVDPEVLKSFEKLGIPEHERKYLAGIEAMNDSETVYANVKKELADLGILFCDIDTAIRDYPEIVKKYLGTVVSVSDNKFSALNSAVFSGGSFAFCPKRVKTPMPLQAYFKVSAAASGQYERTLLIADEGAEIEYSEGCTSVQDNGTNFHTAVVELIAHDNAKINYTTIQNWKKNMYNWTVKRGLCHKSAHITWTDCNIGANTIKYPGIVLLGDNSRGSVLSLAFAGSGQIQDTGARIIHVGKNTRSNVLAKGISLDGGVNSYRGLIRFTSSSENSYSHVKCDGLIMDDRSSSHAFPYNDISGEHGSLNYEATVSKIDEDQLFYLQSRGLSEDDAKLLVVNGFCESIVKDLNVEYSVEMTRLIKMILEDGKAISETDQPSLK; via the coding sequence ATGAGTGAAGAGTTAGATGAAACCCGTTATTACAAACCGGACAATTTTCCGAAAGGGCTTACAAAAAAAGTAGTAGAATCTATTTCCCATATAAAAAATGAACCGGGTTGGATGACAGAGTTTCGATTGAAAGCCTACCAAATTTTTGAAGAGAAGCCAATGCCTAAGTGGGGATTTTTCCCGAATTTCCACGTAGATATTCAAGACTATACTCATTACGTGGGTGCAAATCATAAAAAGAAAAAATCTTGGGCAGAGGTTGATCCGGAGGTTTTAAAAAGTTTTGAAAAACTCGGAATCCCTGAGCACGAAAGAAAATACTTAGCCGGAATAGAGGCAATGAATGATTCTGAAACAGTTTATGCAAATGTAAAAAAAGAGCTTGCCGATCTTGGAATTTTATTTTGTGACATTGATACTGCAATTAGAGATTATCCCGAAATTGTAAAAAAATATTTAGGGACTGTTGTTTCAGTAAGTGACAATAAATTTTCGGCATTGAATAGTGCCGTATTCAGTGGAGGTTCTTTTGCGTTTTGCCCTAAGCGTGTGAAAACTCCTATGCCTCTTCAAGCCTACTTTAAAGTTTCAGCAGCAGCTTCCGGGCAATACGAAAGAACTCTTTTGATTGCCGACGAAGGTGCAGAAATCGAATATAGTGAGGGGTGCACCTCAGTTCAAGACAATGGAACAAATTTTCACACGGCAGTTGTTGAACTTATCGCACACGATAACGCTAAAATTAATTATACAACAATCCAAAACTGGAAAAAAAATATGTACAATTGGACTGTGAAAAGGGGGTTATGTCATAAGAGTGCCCACATTACATGGACTGATTGCAATATCGGAGCCAATACGATTAAATATCCTGGAATTGTTTTACTCGGAGATAACTCTAGGGGAAGTGTACTTTCTCTTGCGTTTGCCGGTAGTGGTCAGATTCAAGACACAGGTGCAAGAATTATCCACGTCGGTAAAAATACTCGAAGTAATGTCCTCGCAAAAGGAATCTCTTTGGATGGTGGGGTAAACTCCTATAGAGGGCTTATTCGGTTTACATCTTCTTCTGAAAATTCTTACAGTCATGTGAAGTGTGATGGACTCATAATGGACGATAGATCTTCTTCGCATGCTTTTCCGTACAATGACATCAGTGGAGAGCACGGCTCTTTAAATTACGAGGCCACCGTTTCTAAAATTGACGAAGACCAGTTATTTTATTTGCAATCGAGGGGACTAAGCGAAGATGATGCAAAACTTCTTGTAGTAAATGGTTTTTGTGAAAGTATAGTCAAAGACTTAAATGTGGAATATTCAGTAGAAATGACAA
- a CDS encoding CoA ester lyase, with translation MALKHPKDALFEGEKPFPIIPSCEHFAGSEKLITKALELQNKLGGLFDITMDCEDGAQKGKEKEHAEMIVKIQNSELNKHNMSGVRIHDYTDSHWKGDVDVVVPGAGEKIAYITIPKPTKASQVEEMISYIQSVAKKSGIKREIPIHVLIETHGALLEVDKIAALPWMQVLDFGLMDFISGHHGAIPASCMKSPGQFDHELLRRAKSNVVAAALRNGIVPAHNVTLDLKNQYQTYKDASRARNDFGFLRMWSIYPTQIQAILDAMSPDFSEVQIASEILVKAQDADWGPIQHAGDLHDRATYRYYWEIIQKAKITGVALPEESKKRFFS, from the coding sequence ATGGCACTAAAACACCCGAAAGACGCACTATTTGAAGGAGAAAAACCTTTTCCGATCATTCCTTCTTGCGAACACTTTGCCGGCTCTGAAAAGCTAATCACAAAAGCTCTCGAATTGCAAAACAAACTTGGTGGACTATTCGATATAACTATGGATTGTGAAGACGGAGCACAAAAAGGAAAAGAAAAAGAACACGCAGAAATGATCGTAAAAATTCAAAATTCTGAATTGAATAAACACAATATGAGCGGGGTTCGTATCCATGATTATACAGACTCTCACTGGAAAGGAGACGTGGATGTTGTAGTTCCTGGAGCTGGCGAAAAAATTGCCTATATCACAATTCCAAAGCCAACAAAGGCTTCTCAAGTAGAAGAAATGATTTCCTATATACAATCTGTTGCTAAAAAAAGTGGAATCAAAAGGGAAATCCCGATCCATGTACTAATTGAAACACACGGTGCACTACTCGAAGTTGACAAAATTGCAGCACTGCCATGGATGCAAGTCTTAGACTTTGGACTAATGGATTTTATTTCAGGTCATCACGGTGCAATTCCTGCTTCTTGCATGAAAAGTCCCGGTCAATTCGATCACGAACTCCTCCGCAGAGCAAAATCTAATGTAGTCGCAGCTGCTTTACGGAATGGAATAGTTCCGGCGCATAACGTAACTTTGGACCTAAAAAATCAGTACCAAACTTACAAAGACGCAAGTCGAGCAAGAAATGATTTTGGATTTCTTAGAATGTGGTCAATATACCCTACCCAGATTCAAGCTATCCTTGATGCTATGTCCCCCGATTTCAGCGAAGTTCAAATTGCAAGTGAAATTTTAGTGAAAGCTCAAGACGCAGATTGGGGTCCAATCCAACACGCAGGAGACTTGCACGATAGGGCAACATACAGATACTACTGGGAAATTATTCAAAAAGCAAAAATTACCGGTGTTGCCCTACCAGAAGAATCCAAAAAAAGATTTTTTTCGTGA
- a CDS encoding NADH-quinone oxidoreductase subunit N — MNKIPEIKDFISILPALIVVSAGLVQLVVQFFSSSKSHIQIRLISIFALIAALISTIINLEKGLFFNEQISITPLTVWLNIIYIITALMTVIASPKNLEDHRINFSEFYPLILFSVAGMFFMTTSFDLVLIFIGLEVMSVCLYILIGMARNEITALEATMKYFLLGAFSSGFMLMGIAFLFGGSGSTNLSVSFANLSGVGASALYSKIGLGLFIVGVGFKVALVPFHAWTPDVYEGSLTTLSGFMASGPKSAAIGLLLIIFQFIPGVTLWTILLGVIAIFSMTYGNIVALKQNNLKRVLAYSSISHAGYVAAGIVANAGIEVIYYLILYSFMNIAAFSILAYLEDGKRVITYESIKDLVETHPYSAFGLLVAFFSLAGIPPLGGFWAKLFLFQKIAESDDFFYRILLIAGVVNSAIAAYYYLRVTVVAFMSGDKKADITTSDLKKNYGISFVVVISTFAVLFLWIFVQPGRLIF, encoded by the coding sequence ATGAATAAGATTCCGGAAATAAAAGATTTTATATCTATTTTACCTGCACTCATTGTAGTCTCTGCGGGTTTAGTCCAATTAGTAGTTCAGTTTTTTTCGAGTTCTAAATCTCATATACAGATAAGACTCATATCTATTTTTGCATTGATTGCAGCCTTAATATCTACAATCATCAACTTAGAAAAAGGGTTATTTTTTAACGAACAAATTTCTATTACTCCACTTACGGTATGGTTGAATATCATCTATATCATAACCGCTCTAATGACTGTTATCGCTTCACCAAAAAATTTAGAAGACCACAGAATTAATTTTTCCGAGTTCTACCCATTGATTTTATTTTCAGTAGCCGGAATGTTTTTTATGACTACTTCTTTTGATTTAGTTTTAATTTTCATCGGTCTTGAGGTAATGAGTGTTTGCTTGTATATATTGATAGGCATGGCTCGTAATGAAATTACAGCTCTCGAAGCTACAATGAAATATTTTTTACTTGGTGCATTTTCTTCCGGGTTTATGTTAATGGGGATTGCATTTTTATTTGGAGGAAGTGGCTCTACTAATCTTAGTGTAAGTTTTGCCAACTTATCTGGGGTAGGTGCCTCTGCTCTATATTCAAAAATTGGTTTAGGGCTTTTTATAGTAGGGGTTGGATTTAAGGTGGCTCTGGTGCCTTTTCACGCTTGGACACCCGATGTGTACGAAGGATCACTCACTACGCTCAGTGGTTTTATGGCATCTGGACCTAAGTCTGCTGCAATTGGATTGTTACTTATAATATTTCAATTTATACCCGGTGTAACACTTTGGACGATTCTTTTAGGGGTGATAGCTATTTTTTCAATGACTTACGGGAATATTGTAGCTCTAAAACAAAATAATTTAAAAAGAGTTTTGGCGTATTCTTCAATTTCTCATGCGGGTTACGTTGCAGCAGGTATAGTTGCAAACGCCGGGATTGAAGTAATTTACTATCTTATACTTTACTCATTTATGAATATTGCAGCATTTTCTATCTTGGCTTACTTGGAAGATGGAAAAAGAGTTATCACTTATGAATCGATTAAGGACTTAGTTGAGACCCATCCTTATTCTGCGTTTGGACTGCTTGTTGCATTTTTTTCACTTGCTGGAATTCCACCTCTTGGGGGATTTTGGGCAAAATTATTTTTATTTCAAAAGATTGCAGAATCCGATGATTTTTTTTATAGAATATTACTAATTGCTGGTGTAGTCAATTCAGCCATAGCGGCCTATTATTATCTTAGAGTTACAGTTGTTGCTTTTATGAGTGGGGATAAAAAAGCAGATATTACAACTTCTGATTTAAAGAAAAATTATGGAATATCATTTGTAGTTGTAATTTCTACATTTGCTGTATTATTCCTGTGGATTTTTGTTCAACCGGGTAGATTGATTTTCTAG
- a CDS encoding NADH-quinone oxidoreductase subunit M — protein MPDFLISLIILFPIVGVCIILFLKNETAIKWISAIVTLITFLLTIPMLFLFDPTNSSLQFVHKIPGWLVSGKLIVDYHFGLDGVALLLFVLTGFLFFISSVGSWTYISKRLKEFYISLLILEVGVLGVFASANLILFYTFWELMLIPMALLIGIWGGENRIYASVKFFLYTMAGSVLMLAAILIIYFKTGTVSIEALSINSLTGFSKELQLFLFFAFAISFMIKIPVFPLHTWLPDAHTEAPTAGSVILAGVLLKMGTYGFIRFCIPFFPAIALEYKDLIAILSVVGIVYGALVAMVQKDGKKLIAYSSVSHLGFCLLGLVTFTEEGVMGGMIQMINHGVSTGMLFLMIGMMYERTHTRLIADYGGISKVTPLYSIFFMIAILSSVGLPGMNGFVGEFLVLLGTMKFNVVLAIIAATGVVWAACYLLWFTKRILFGEVTNSKNLSLKDLNTREIFVLLPMVILIFWLGIYPKSFLRYLEPSLRVYLNSASVKAIAERNQAEKDLGGKELTRSYTNYSTLGSPILSFEERLSGYTGNYSVKIRFKKNDNTPIENEVKEKAQEKKE, from the coding sequence ATGCCTGATTTTCTAATTTCGTTAATCATACTTTTTCCAATAGTAGGTGTATGTATTATTTTATTTTTAAAAAATGAAACCGCTATCAAATGGATTTCTGCAATAGTTACACTCATTACTTTTCTATTAACAATTCCAATGTTGTTTTTATTTGATCCAACTAATTCATCTCTACAGTTTGTACATAAAATCCCTGGTTGGTTAGTGTCTGGAAAACTGATCGTAGATTATCATTTTGGCTTGGATGGCGTAGCCTTACTTTTATTCGTTTTAACCGGATTTTTATTTTTTATTTCCAGTGTAGGCTCTTGGACATACATAAGTAAAAGGCTAAAGGAATTTTATATTTCTTTATTAATATTAGAAGTCGGTGTCTTGGGAGTGTTTGCGTCAGCAAACTTAATTTTATTTTACACGTTTTGGGAATTGATGCTCATTCCGATGGCTCTCTTGATTGGTATCTGGGGAGGAGAGAATAGAATTTACGCTTCTGTAAAGTTTTTTCTTTACACTATGGCCGGATCCGTTCTAATGCTCGCCGCAATTTTAATCATATATTTTAAAACCGGAACAGTATCTATCGAAGCTCTATCAATCAATTCTTTAACCGGATTTTCTAAAGAATTGCAATTGTTTTTATTCTTTGCATTTGCAATTAGTTTTATGATTAAAATTCCTGTTTTCCCTTTGCACACTTGGTTGCCGGATGCACACACTGAGGCTCCAACCGCCGGATCTGTGATACTCGCAGGGGTACTATTAAAAATGGGAACTTATGGGTTTATTCGATTTTGTATTCCATTTTTTCCGGCAATTGCGTTGGAATACAAAGACTTAATAGCTATTCTTTCTGTTGTAGGGATTGTATATGGAGCACTTGTTGCTATGGTGCAAAAAGACGGCAAAAAATTAATTGCATATAGCTCTGTATCTCACCTTGGTTTTTGCCTTCTCGGTCTTGTTACATTTACAGAAGAAGGTGTTATGGGTGGAATGATTCAAATGATCAATCATGGTGTTTCTACCGGAATGCTGTTTTTGATGATTGGTATGATGTATGAAAGAACTCATACTCGACTCATTGCAGACTATGGCGGGATTTCTAAAGTCACTCCTTTGTATTCAATCTTTTTTATGATCGCAATTTTGTCTTCGGTTGGACTGCCGGGGATGAATGGGTTTGTTGGGGAATTTTTAGTTTTACTTGGGACTATGAAGTTCAATGTAGTTCTTGCCATAATTGCAGCCACTGGAGTGGTTTGGGCAGCTTGCTATTTGCTTTGGTTTACAAAGAGAATCCTATTCGGAGAAGTTACAAACTCAAAAAATCTTTCTTTAAAAGATTTGAATACGAGAGAAATTTTTGTATTATTACCGATGGTGATTTTAATATTTTGGTTAGGAATATACCCAAAAAGTTTCTTAAGATATTTAGAGCCTTCTTTAAGAGTGTATCTAAATTCTGCTTCAGTCAAAGCAATCGCTGAAAGAAACCAAGCTGAAAAAGATCTTGGTGGAAAAGAGCTTACCAGAAGCTATACGAATTATTCAACTCTCGGATCTCCTATACTTAGTTTTGAAGAGAGACTATCGGGGTACACAGGCAATTATTCCGTAAAAATTCGATTTAAGAAAAACGACAATACACCTATTGAAAACGAAGTAAAAGAAAAAGCCCAAGAGAAAAAGGAATAG